The following coding sequences are from one Capsicum annuum cultivar UCD-10X-F1 chromosome 3, UCD10Xv1.1, whole genome shotgun sequence window:
- the LOC107864921 gene encoding nuclear transcription factor Y subunit C-4-like: protein MENNSHQSRANAAAAAQSDHLLEQQQQFSMVFEVFIMELTVPSWFHAEDKKHRTLQKNNIFNAIRLSGIFHFICDIVPRDEINEEAMAHKTARGGSSEQDNTDG from the coding sequence ATGGAGAACAACTCTCACCAATCGAGGGCGAATGCAGCGGCAGCGGCTCAGTCCGACCACCTCCTTGAGCAGCAACAACAGTTTTCCATGGTGTTTGAAGTCTTCATTATGGAACTTACTGTTCCTTCCTGGTTTCATGCAGAGGATAAAAAGCATAGGACTTTACAGAAAAATAATATCTTCAACGCAATTAGGTTGAGTGGcattttccattttatttgtGATATTGTTCCCAGGGATGAGATCAATGAAGAGGCTATGGCGCACAAAACAGCTAGGGGAGGGAGCAGTGAACAGGATAACACTGATGGTTAA